CAGTAACGCTCGATATGAATGCTCTTTTAAAAGATGCTCTTCCTGCAATTGAAGGAAAAGGTGGCGGAAATAAAAAGAGTGCACGCGGCGGCGGAAAAGCGGTGATGAACGGGGACGAGTTTTTAAATCAGCTTGTTTCTTCTTTACAGTCAGCAGTGTAAAACATGTTTATGAAGGATAGCTAACGGCTATCCTTCAACTATATTTACAGGCCTATATTTCGTTTTAACCCTTGATAACTTCCTGCATTTGCAAAACCGCCACTTATAAGATTGATAAAAGTTTCCGAAAAACCATAATAACTTAATTCGTTAATCGGTACCATTTGCACATCATGAATCGGATTATGATCGAACTCGTTAGAAGGTAGTGTAATTTCACCTTCAATCCTTTCAAGCAGAAACGTAATATGTAACAAAGATGGACTAGCATCTGGTTTATCACAAACATAGAGTAGCTTCTTAATTTTAACTTCTAATCCCGTTTCTTCTCTCATTTCTCGAATCATCGCTTCTTCTAACGTTTCACCATTCTCTACCCTTCCTCCAGGTAAAGACCAATCGCGATTAGCCACTTTTTGCTTTACTAGCAATACTTTTTTTCATCTTCAATTAAAATTCCCGTAATACGAACTTGCATTACATTTTCCATATGCAATCTCCTCTTCCCATTATATTTACAAATTAACCCTTCCATAAAAAGAACATACGTTTTATAATTGAAGAAAATTATGGAAGAAAGTAGTTGTTACATTCATGCGTCCACCTTTAACAAAATCTATATCACTTAAAGATTTTCAAAACTATTATTGGTTAAAAGCAGAACTGCAAACATTTTGTCGCGAGCATGGTTTGCCAGCTAGTGGCTCTAAGACCGAAATAACCGAGCGTATCTCACATTATTTAACTACGGGGAAAGTCTTAAAAAACAGCTCTGTGCAAAAAGTGAGCAAAGCTCCCCTCTCTTATAAAGACCTTTCTCTTCAAACGATTATTACTAAAAATCACCGCTGTAGCGAAGATGTTCGTGCTTTTTTCAAAGAAAAAATCGGAACAAACTTCCGCTTTACAGTAGCTCTTCAAAAATTTTTTAAAGAGAATGTTGGAAAAACATATGAAGACGCGGTAGCTTTTTGGCATGAAGAAAACGAACGAAAAAAAGACCCTACATACAAAACAACTATCGGTGCACAATTTGAATACAATCGCTTTACTCGTGACTTTTTCGAAGATCCAAATAATAAAGGAAAAGCAAAAGCTGATGCGATTGCTGCTTGGAATGAAATAAAAGCAAAACCTGGTAGCAATGTTTATGTTCCTCAAAAAGTAGAAAACTAGTTCCTTTCTAGTCTTCTACTTTCTCAAATAATAGCGCAACCCCTATCCCGCCTCCAATTCCTAATGTAGCAATTCCATATTTCATATTCTCTCTTTGCGCCTGATAAAATAAACGTGTTACAAGCATAGCCCCAGATGCACCGTACGGATGACCGAGCGCAATTGCCCCACCATTTACATTTAATTTTTCATACGGAATTTGTAACTCCTTTGCACAAGCTACAACTTTTGAGGCGAATGCTTCATTTATTTCAAAATAATCGATGTCCTCTACTTTCATATTCATTTCGTTTAATAATTTGTTCACCGCAAATATTGGACCAGTTCCTGGAAGATTGGGATCTACTCCAACTACAGCACTACGAACGAAACGAAGTACAGGTTTATAACCTAACTTTAGGGCTTGTCCCTCTTCCATTACAAGAACAGCACATGCCCCATCATTTACACCACATGAATTACCTGCCGTCACTGTTCCATTTTGTAAAAATGCGGGCTTTGTTCTTTTAATGATTCGTTCATAATTCATTTCTGGCTTTATAGATTCATCTAATAATCCATTAAAAGAAAATATTTCATCATGTATATAGCCTTTTTCTAATGCTTGCAATGTCCGCTTATAACTAAGACAAGCGTACTCGTCTTGCATTTCTTTCGTTATGTTATAACGATTTGCAACATATTCAGCCGCTACTCCCATGTCAGGATCACCAATTGTTTCAGGTGAAAATCTTGCTCTTTTTTGAAAAGGTGACGTACTTGTACTCTCTACTCCTCCTGCAATATAGCAATTACCTGCTCTGCCTTGAATGAAATGACACGCAGTTCGAATTGCTTCTAAACCAGCACCACATTGCCGATCAATCGTTACACCAGGAATATGATAGCCAAGTCCCGCCTCTAAAGCAGATAGTCTCGCAATATTCCCTCCTGGCCCAACAACATTACCTAATATGACATCATCTATTTCCCTCTCAATCCCTTTACTTAAAAACGTAAGAAGCGGCGTTGCTAATTGCTGAACTTCATACTCTTTTAACATCCCATTCTTCTTACCAATAGGTGTTCTTTTCGCCTCTACAATAACTGCTCTATTCATATATTTCCTCCCGGTTTTCAATCATACTTTTTGCTTCCATACGAGCGATTTTCCCACTATTTGTATAAGGTATTCCATCTACAAAATGCCATTCTTTCGGTATTTTAAACGAGGATAATCTCTGTAAGCAAAAACTCTTTAATTGTTGTTTCGTAGCACTTCCTTTTACGATCGCGACGGGCTTTTCACCCCAGTAACTATCTTTCACACCAATTACAACTATTTCATCGACAGCTGGGTGTTCATGTAATACACTTTCTATTTCTTCTGGATAAATATTGATTCCTCCAAATAAAATCATATTCTTCTCTCTACCAACAATATATATAAAACCTTCTTCATCTTCATAGCCTACATCTCGCACTGTCATCCAGCCTTCTGCATTCAACTCCCGTGTTAAAACCCCATCTATTATGTATCCCATAAAAAACTGATCACTTTTCACATAAACAGTTCCTATTTCACCTTTTTGTACTTCTTCGCCTGCTTCATTACATATTCGAACTTGCACATTATGACAAGGTTTTCCTACTGAATTTGGCCTTCTTTCGCTTTCTGCATCGACTAGTGCTGTTACAAAACTTAACTCTGATGCACCATAAAATTCATATCTTTTCGCATAAGGAAATATATTCTTTATTTTTTCTTTCGCTTCAGCTTCCCATTTCGCTCCTGACGAAATAATTTTCACTTTATTTTCTATTACTCTATTTTCTTTATATAAAGATTCAAGCATTGTCGGAACTGTATACATAACTGATATATTTTCAGTTTCTAACTTATCTAGTACTTGATTTGGAATGAACTTTCTCATAATGTACACCGTTTGTCCTACATATAATGCACTTATTGCCCCGTATAAGAAAAGAGAATGAACGAGCGTCCCAGCTATTAAAATCGAATCCTCCCTTTTCATATAAAAGTCATGTACATTACAATCAAAACTATGAACCCACGATTGTTGTGCACGTAAAAATGCTTTTGCTGTTCCTGTTGATCCTGATGTAAATCCCATATAAAAAGGAGCATGTTGTACACTTTCTACAGTGGAATATGTAGGAAGATATTTCTCTATCATTCTTTTCCACTCATCAATTTCAATTACTCTTCCTTCTTCATCCAATAGATCATTCACCTTATATCGTTCTGTCACAATCATATCCGGATTACTAATTTCAATTCTTTCTCTGAGCTCATCTTGTTTCCACTTTATATCTAACGGAACACAAACCCACTCGGCCATAGCGGCACCAGAAAATAGTTGTAAAAACTCTATACGATTTTCTAATAGGATTGCTATCGTTTTATTCTTCAATTTTTTTTCATTTAACCAGCTTGCTACTTTACAAACTGATTCAAACCACTCTTTATATGTTAAAACTCTATCATTTTCCTTTATCGCTATTTTATTTGGTTGTAAAGAGGCATGCTTTTTATATTCTTTTGTAATCCCCATATGAGATGTCCTTTCTTTACAAAAATAATAAAAAGAAACACGCAATAAACGTGTTTCTTCCCTTTATCATCCCGCATTTGTATATTTTCCATTCTTTAAAGCGGGTGTAATAATATGTTTCAATGAACGATGTAATTTTGTTACGAGAACTGCCGCAATAATTGCTTTTATACAATCCCCTGGTAAAAACACAGCACTCACTTTCATTGTCTCCCATACAGAAACATTCATTAAAAACGCTTGTACAGTAATACCAAATACATAAACTACGAAAATACCACCAATTATATTAATACATAATACTTTTATAATAGAAACTTCACGTAAACGCTCAATTAAATAACCAATAACAAACGCTCCAATGATGTAACCAAGTAAATATCCTGCACTTGGCCCAACAAATACACCAAGGCCACCACGTCCACCAGCAAGTAATGGTGCTCCAACTCCTACAATAAGTAAGAAAATAAGCTGACTTAACGCACCTAGACGTGATCCTAACAACCCACCCGCAAGCATAACACCGAGTGATTGCAATGTAATCGGAACTGGTGTAATAGAAAGAGCAATCGGAGGTATTAACCCTAACACTCCCATAATAGAACTAAATAAAGCGACGAAAACTAAATTTTTTGTATTCATATTTGCTTCTCCTATTTGTAAACTTAAAATGTTTCTCAGATAACATATTACAGGAGTTATATTATCTTTCTATTTAGTTTTTGTCAACCAGTTAAACATATTAGTTTACAAATATAAATTCAATTATTTCTCTTTATGCAAATGCTCAAGTTCTTTCCGAAGCGCCTGCTTTAAAAACTTCCCAACAGATGTTTTCGGTATTTCTTCCATAAATACAATATCGTCTGGTAACCACCACTTCGCAAACTGTGGTTTTAAAAACTCATATATTTCTTCTTTCGTTACTGTACTATTTTTCTTTTGAACGACGCAGGCAACAGGTCGCTCTTGCCACTGAGGGTGAGGAATTGCAACGACAGCCGCTTCAAATATAGCATCATGTGCCATTAAAGCATTTTCAAGATCGACAGAAGAAATCCATTCTCCCCCGCTTTTAATAACATCCTTCGTACGATCAACAATTTTCACGCAACCTTCCTCATCCACTGTGACAACATCACCAGTATATAACCATCCATCGCGAAACCCTTTGACAGTACGATCATCGTTATAATAGCTTTCAGCGATCCACGGTGCTCGTAAACATAATTCTCCCATCTCAGTACCATCCCACTTCACTTCACCATTTGTCCCGACTACTTTCATCTCGACACCAGGTACAAGATATCCTTGTTTAGAGCGAATTTCTAGTTGCTCTTCATACGATAATTCCGTTTCATAACTTTTCAAACGTGCAAGTGTTACGAGTGGACTCGTTTCAGTCATACCATATGCATGTATGAACGGAACATTATGTTTCTGTTCAAATGCTTTAATAACACTTTTCGGCGCCGCTGCACCTCCGCATAGTATTCTCGTCATACTAGATAAATCGTAACTATTATTTTCTAACTCTTGTAATACGCCGAGCCAAATTGTCGGCACACCCGCAGCTAACGTCACTTTTTCTGATTGAATCATCTCTAATAAAATTTTCGGAGTAAACATCGGTCCAGGAAGAACTTGTTTTGATCCAAACCAAGTAGCAGCGAAAGGAAGTCCCCAAGCGTTCACATGAAACATAGGGACGATTGCCATTGCTGCATCACTTTCCGATAAAGCAGCTGTATCAGCTAAACCGAGTGCCATACAATGCAAAACAGTACTACGATGCGTATATACAACACCTTTTGGATTTCCTGTAGTCGCTGACGTATAACACATACCAGCAGGTGTATTTTCATCAATATCTTTTACAAATTGGAAATTTGGATTGCTTTCTTCTAATAGCTTTTCATAATGATA
This genomic interval from Bacillus thuringiensis contains the following:
- a CDS encoding DUF6434 domain-containing protein: MRPPLTKSISLKDFQNYYWLKAELQTFCREHGLPASGSKTEITERISHYLTTGKVLKNSSVQKVSKAPLSYKDLSLQTIITKNHRCSEDVRAFFKEKIGTNFRFTVALQKFFKENVGKTYEDAVAFWHEENERKKDPTYKTTIGAQFEYNRFTRDFFEDPNNKGKAKADAIAAWNEIKAKPGSNVYVPQKVEN
- a CDS encoding acetyl-CoA C-acyltransferase, whose translation is MNRAVIVEAKRTPIGKKNGMLKEYEVQQLATPLLTFLSKGIEREIDDVILGNVVGPGGNIARLSALEAGLGYHIPGVTIDRQCGAGLEAIRTACHFIQGRAGNCYIAGGVESTSTSPFQKRARFSPETIGDPDMGVAAEYVANRYNITKEMQDEYACLSYKRTLQALEKGYIHDEIFSFNGLLDESIKPEMNYERIIKRTKPAFLQNGTVTAGNSCGVNDGACAVLVMEEGQALKLGYKPVLRFVRSAVVGVDPNLPGTGPIFAVNKLLNEMNMKVEDIDYFEINEAFASKVVACAKELQIPYEKLNVNGGAIALGHPYGASGAMLVTRLFYQAQRENMKYGIATLGIGGGIGVALLFEKVED
- a CDS encoding acyl-CoA synthetase; this translates as MGITKEYKKHASLQPNKIAIKENDRVLTYKEWFESVCKVASWLNEKKLKNKTIAILLENRIEFLQLFSGAAMAEWVCVPLDIKWKQDELRERIEISNPDMIVTERYKVNDLLDEEGRVIEIDEWKRMIEKYLPTYSTVESVQHAPFYMGFTSGSTGTAKAFLRAQQSWVHSFDCNVHDFYMKREDSILIAGTLVHSLFLYGAISALYVGQTVYIMRKFIPNQVLDKLETENISVMYTVPTMLESLYKENRVIENKVKIISSGAKWEAEAKEKIKNIFPYAKRYEFYGASELSFVTALVDAESERRPNSVGKPCHNVQVRICNEAGEEVQKGEIGTVYVKSDQFFMGYIIDGVLTRELNAEGWMTVRDVGYEDEEGFIYIVGREKNMILFGGINIYPEEIESVLHEHPAVDEIVVIGVKDSYWGEKPVAIVKGSATKQQLKSFCLQRLSSFKIPKEWHFVDGIPYTNSGKIARMEAKSMIENREEIYE
- a CDS encoding biotin transporter BioY → MNTKNLVFVALFSSIMGVLGLIPPIALSITPVPITLQSLGVMLAGGLLGSRLGALSQLIFLLIVGVGAPLLAGGRGGLGVFVGPSAGYLLGYIIGAFVIGYLIERLREVSIIKVLCINIIGGIFVVYVFGITVQAFLMNVSVWETMKVSAVFLPGDCIKAIIAAVLVTKLHRSLKHIITPALKNGKYTNAG
- a CDS encoding long-chain fatty acid--CoA ligase — encoded protein: MMMNVPLTISSMMERAEKLYSKKEIVSRTHDTVTTLTYKQLGERTRRLSSALKKLGIKEGERVGTLAWNHHRHVEAYFAIPGIASVLHTINIRLSPQHISYIIQHAEDRVLLIDEDLVPLVENIQSQLSTVQAYIIMTDKDELPNTTLEPVYHYEKLLEESNPNFQFVKDIDENTPAGMCYTSATTGNPKGVVYTHRSTVLHCMALGLADTAALSESDAAMAIVPMFHVNAWGLPFAATWFGSKQVLPGPMFTPKILLEMIQSEKVTLAAGVPTIWLGVLQELENNSYDLSSMTRILCGGAAAPKSVIKAFEQKHNVPFIHAYGMTETSPLVTLARLKSYETELSYEEQLEIRSKQGYLVPGVEMKVVGTNGEVKWDGTEMGELCLRAPWIAESYYNDDRTVKGFRDGWLYTGDVVTVDEEGCVKIVDRTKDVIKSGGEWISSVDLENALMAHDAIFEAAVVAIPHPQWQERPVACVVQKKNSTVTKEEIYEFLKPQFAKWWLPDDIVFMEEIPKTSVGKFLKQALRKELEHLHKEK